A window of Phycobacter azelaicus contains these coding sequences:
- a CDS encoding thymidine phosphorylase has protein sequence MDARAINAALRRGETPSDADLSWFAEGLASGAVSDAQAGAFAMAVCLRGLSTEGRRALTLAMRDSGDVLTWDLDGPVLDKHSTGGVGDCVSLLLAPALAECGAYVPMISGRGLGHTGGTLDKMEAIPGVSTNVTEERLEEMMRDVGCAIVGATSQIAPADKRLYAIRDVTATVESLDLITASILSKKLAASPDALVLDVKLGSGAFMKSIDDARALAQSLVDTANAAGCPTSALITDMNQPLAPSLGNALEVAEVMRVLTGETFGPLGEITVALGAVLLVQAGLATTQEAAVERLTAILRDGRAARRFEAMVVAMGGPSDFATDWRRVLPEANVIREVAAPKTGYISAIDGEALGLAVVRLGGGRMVESDPVDPSVGMSDMLRLGAKVSRGTPLARIHAAREEAADRAAAELVAAITISAKAPDFPPLVYERIT, from the coding sequence ATGGATGCCCGTGCGATCAATGCTGCCCTGCGCCGGGGTGAAACCCCCAGTGACGCCGACCTCAGCTGGTTCGCCGAAGGGCTGGCCAGTGGCGCCGTCAGTGATGCCCAGGCCGGGGCCTTTGCCATGGCGGTCTGCCTGCGGGGCCTCAGCACCGAAGGGCGCCGTGCGCTGACGCTTGCCATGCGCGACAGCGGCGATGTTTTGACATGGGATCTGGACGGTCCAGTGCTGGACAAGCATTCCACAGGCGGGGTGGGGGATTGCGTCTCGCTGTTGCTGGCGCCTGCGCTGGCGGAATGCGGGGCCTATGTACCGATGATCTCGGGTCGCGGGCTGGGGCATACGGGCGGAACGCTCGACAAGATGGAAGCCATCCCAGGTGTCTCCACCAACGTCACTGAGGAGCGCTTGGAGGAGATGATGCGCGATGTGGGCTGCGCCATCGTGGGGGCCACATCGCAGATCGCGCCGGCGGACAAGCGGCTTTATGCGATCCGCGATGTGACGGCCACGGTCGAAAGCCTCGATCTGATCACCGCCTCGATCCTGTCGAAGAAACTGGCCGCCAGCCCCGATGCGCTGGTGCTGGACGTGAAACTCGGATCTGGCGCCTTCATGAAATCCATCGATGATGCGCGCGCGCTGGCACAGTCACTGGTCGATACCGCCAATGCGGCGGGCTGCCCCACATCGGCCTTGATTACCGACATGAACCAACCGCTGGCGCCCTCCCTGGGTAATGCGCTTGAGGTGGCCGAGGTCATGCGCGTTTTGACAGGCGAAACCTTCGGCCCCCTTGGGGAAATCACCGTTGCGCTGGGCGCGGTTCTGCTGGTGCAGGCCGGTTTGGCCACAACACAGGAGGCCGCCGTCGAGCGCCTGACCGCGATCCTGCGGGATGGCCGCGCCGCGCGCCGCTTCGAGGCCATGGTGGTCGCCATGGGCGGGCCAAGCGATTTTGCCACTGACTGGCGGCGTGTCCTGCCTGAGGCCAACGTCATCCGCGAGGTCGCCGCACCAAAGACGGGTTATATCAGCGCCATCGATGGAGAGGCGCTGGGCCTTGCCGTGGTGCGACTTGGCGGTGGGCGTATGGTGGAAAGCGATCCGGTCGATCCGTCGGTTGGTATGTCGGATATGCTCCGGCTCGGAGCCAAAGTGTCGCGTGGCACGCCACTGGCGCGCATCCATGCCGCCCGGGAAGAGGCTGCCGACCGCGCCGCCGCAGAGCTTGTTGCTGCGATCACCATTTCAGCTAAGGCCCCGGACTTCCCACCACTTGTCTACGAAAGGATCACCTGA
- a CDS encoding cytidine deaminase codes for MSLKDAATAVRENAHAPYSNFKVGAAIRAASGTVYVGCNVENAAYPEGTCAEAGAIAAMVAAGEKQLTEVYVIADCPDPVPPCGGCRQKLAEFGAGDVPVTMGTMQGAERQSTITDLLPGAFQTCHMDGT; via the coding sequence ATGAGCCTGAAAGACGCTGCCACCGCCGTTCGTGAAAACGCCCATGCGCCCTATTCCAACTTCAAGGTGGGGGCCGCCATTCGCGCGGCCTCTGGCACGGTCTATGTGGGCTGTAACGTCGAAAACGCGGCCTATCCGGAGGGGACCTGCGCCGAAGCCGGCGCGATTGCCGCCATGGTGGCCGCGGGCGAAAAACAGCTGACCGAGGTCTATGTGATCGCCGATTGCCCCGATCCGGTGCCCCCGTGCGGGGGCTGTCGCCAGAAACTGGCGGAATTCGGGGCAGGGGATGTGCCTGTTACCATGGGCACCATGCAGGGGGCTGAGCGGCAAAGCACCATTACCGACTTGCTGCCCGGCGCCTTTCAGACCTGCCACATGGACGGGACCTGA
- the lptF gene encoding LPS export ABC transporter permease LptF: MSRYDRYVLSQYLLFFGFFALILVAVFWLNRAVVLFDRLIGDGQSALVFLEFTALGLPNLIRMVLPVAAFAATLWVTNRLNSESELTVLRATGTSPWQMARPALAFGVITALMMSALTHFLLPASIGQLQVREREVARNVTAKLLTEGNFLHPADGVTFYIRQIDPDGTLHDVFLSDRRNPEQTVTYTGARAFLLRDGEKAHLIMVDGMAQRLNENNRKLSTTVFSDFSYDISSLSQKADNPIRNIRAIPTRELMFAQAAVTERDGYSPGVQNEELHLRFARAVICVAVSLIGYAALMLGTFSRFGVWRQALLAFLVLILVEGMRGVVSEPVLKVPSLWPLIYLPALTGLVIGVGFLQLATNPGFAQGILRFIGKRLSA, encoded by the coding sequence GTGTCACGCTACGACAGATACGTACTGTCGCAATACCTGCTGTTCTTCGGCTTCTTTGCGCTAATTCTTGTGGCTGTTTTCTGGTTGAACCGGGCCGTCGTCCTGTTCGACCGGCTGATTGGTGACGGTCAATCGGCGCTCGTTTTCCTGGAATTCACCGCCCTCGGGCTTCCGAACCTTATCCGGATGGTTCTGCCGGTGGCTGCATTTGCGGCAACGCTCTGGGTGACAAACCGTCTCAACAGCGAGAGCGAGCTGACGGTCCTGCGAGCGACCGGAACCAGCCCTTGGCAGATGGCTCGCCCGGCGCTGGCCTTTGGTGTGATCACGGCGCTGATGATGTCAGCTTTGACACACTTTCTGTTGCCCGCCTCAATTGGCCAGCTACAGGTCAGGGAACGGGAGGTCGCCCGAAACGTCACTGCCAAGCTGCTGACAGAAGGGAATTTTTTGCACCCTGCAGACGGTGTGACCTTCTATATCCGCCAAATCGACCCCGATGGCACGTTGCATGATGTCTTCCTGTCCGACCGGCGCAACCCGGAGCAGACCGTGACCTACACCGGCGCACGAGCCTTTCTGCTGCGCGACGGTGAAAAAGCCCATCTGATCATGGTCGACGGCATGGCCCAGAGGCTGAACGAGAACAACCGAAAGCTTTCCACCACCGTGTTCTCGGACTTTTCGTATGACATCAGTTCCCTGTCGCAGAAGGCCGACAATCCTATCCGCAACATCCGAGCCATTCCCACGCGCGAGTTGATGTTCGCTCAGGCTGCGGTCACAGAGCGGGACGGCTATAGCCCGGGCGTTCAGAATGAAGAGTTGCACCTGAGGTTTGCACGCGCCGTCATCTGTGTGGCCGTATCCCTGATCGGTTATGCCGCTTTGATGCTGGGAACGTTCTCAAGGTTCGGCGTGTGGCGACAGGCGCTTCTGGCCTTCCTGGTTCTGATCCTTGTCGAAGGCATGCGCGGTGTGGTTTCTGAACCTGTTCTGAAGGTCCCGTCGCTTTGGCCGCTGATCTATCTACCCGCGCTGACAGGCCTTGTCATAGGGGTGGGATTCCTCCAGCTGGCGACCAATCCTGGATTTGCCCAAGGCATCCTGCGGTTCATCGGGAAAAGGCTCAGCGCATGA
- a CDS encoding cupin domain-containing protein, with translation MAETIAEMRLPTTELRDDIPFYTKVLGMKLDMIYPADDPRIGVFSGHGLRLRIERGAPEGPGTLRILTDDPDGFAEGNRTLTAPNGTKIEIEERHPPMVMPETVHSFVVRRLKDQAPWIIGRAGMHYRDLVPDRLGGSSIASHIRIPDGGPVPDMVHFHRVGFQLIFCIHGWVDVVYEDQGEKMRLTAGDCFIQPPEIRHRVLEASDNVQVIEIGVPAEHVTEIDHEMTLPTPHYRPDREWQGQRFVYNQAAGADWVPFRLPGFICRDTTINANTKGVASVQVVRPGDGEGAGSSPWASHDTDILFTFVMSGSVTLHGEGREPYALETGDAFVIPPGMKTRLSDASGDLELLEVSLPGSFTTSLETS, from the coding sequence ATGGCCGAGACCATCGCCGAGATGCGCCTGCCGACAACAGAGCTGCGGGACGATATTCCATTCTATACCAAGGTTCTGGGGATGAAGCTGGATATGATTTACCCGGCGGATGATCCGCGGATCGGGGTCTTTTCCGGCCACGGTCTGCGCCTGAGGATCGAACGCGGCGCACCCGAGGGCCCTGGCACCCTGCGGATCCTGACCGATGACCCCGACGGGTTTGCGGAAGGCAATCGTACCCTGACGGCTCCGAATGGCACCAAGATCGAGATCGAGGAGCGCCACCCGCCGATGGTGATGCCCGAGACGGTACATTCCTTCGTGGTGCGCAGACTGAAAGATCAGGCGCCCTGGATCATCGGGCGGGCAGGCATGCATTACCGCGATCTGGTGCCGGATCGTCTGGGTGGCTCGAGCATCGCCAGCCATATCCGTATCCCCGATGGCGGCCCGGTGCCGGATATGGTGCATTTCCACCGGGTCGGCTTTCAGCTGATTTTCTGCATTCATGGTTGGGTCGATGTTGTCTATGAGGATCAGGGCGAGAAGATGCGCCTGACCGCTGGCGATTGCTTCATCCAGCCGCCCGAGATCCGCCACCGTGTGCTTGAGGCCAGCGACAACGTGCAGGTGATCGAGATCGGCGTTCCGGCGGAACATGTGACCGAAATCGATCACGAGATGACCCTGCCGACCCCCCATTATCGCCCGGACCGCGAATGGCAGGGGCAGCGTTTCGTCTACAATCAGGCCGCAGGCGCGGACTGGGTGCCATTCCGCTTGCCGGGGTTCATTTGCCGCGACACCACAATCAACGCAAACACCAAGGGCGTCGCTTCGGTCCAGGTGGTGCGCCCCGGCGACGGGGAGGGCGCGGGCAGTAGCCCTTGGGCCAGCCATGACACCGATATCCTGTTCACCTTCGTCATGTCCGGCAGCGTCACCCTGCACGGCGAGGGACGAGAGCCTTACGCTCTGGAAACCGGCGATGCCTTCGTGATACCTCCGGGCATGAAAACCCGCCTCAGCGATGCCTCCGGAGATCTGGAACTTCTGGAGGTCAGCCTGCCGGGGAGCTTCACCACAAGCCTGGAGACATCATGA
- a CDS encoding NADP-dependent malic enzyme yields MSDTPNLRDAALRYHELPLPGKLEIRATKPMANGRDLARAYSPGVAEACLEIKEDPANAARYTSRGNLVAVVSNGSAVLGLGNIGPLASKPVMEGKAVLFKKFAGIDCFDLELNESDPERLADLVCALEPTFGAINLEDIKAPDCFIVEKLCRERMGIPVFHDDQHGTAIVVGAAARNALHVAGKAFEDIKVVSTGGGAAGIACLNMLVKLGVKRENIWLCDLHGLVYEGRTEDMNPVKSAFAQDSDLRTLDDVIEGADLFLGLSGPNVLKPDHVARMGKRPIIFALANPNPEIMPDEARKIAPDAIIATGRSDFPNQVNNVLCFPFIFRGALDVGATEINDEMQIACVEGIAELARRTTSAEAAAAYQGEQLTFGADYLIPKPFDPRLVGVVSSAVARAAMESGVATRPIADLAAYRAKLNQTVFKSALLMKPVFEAARAAARRIVFAEGEDERVLRAAQEVLEETTETPILIGRPDVIEARCEKLGLRIRPGSDLQIVNPENDPRYYDYWNSYHRIMQRRGVTPDLAKAIMRTNTTAIGAIMVQRGEADSLLCGTFGEYRWHLNYVNQVLGGGTYAPHGALSMMILEDGPLFIADTQVRIEPTPEQIAQTVLGAARHVRRFGLEPKIALCSQSQFGNIDCDTGTRLRAAIDILDGKRRDFVYEGEMNIDTALDTDLRARIFPNSRLDGSANVLVFAHADAASGVRNILKMRSGGLEVGPILMGMGNRAHIVSPSITARGLLNMAAIAGTPVAHYG; encoded by the coding sequence ATGTCCGATACGCCCAACCTGCGCGACGCCGCGCTGCGATACCACGAACTCCCCCTTCCCGGAAAGCTTGAGATCCGCGCGACCAAGCCGATGGCAAACGGACGTGACCTGGCGCGGGCCTATTCCCCCGGGGTTGCGGAGGCCTGCCTGGAGATAAAGGAAGATCCGGCGAATGCCGCGCGCTATACTTCGCGCGGAAACCTGGTGGCCGTCGTCAGCAACGGGTCTGCGGTTCTGGGGCTTGGCAATATCGGCCCGCTGGCCTCCAAACCGGTGATGGAGGGCAAGGCGGTCCTGTTCAAGAAGTTCGCAGGGATCGACTGTTTCGATCTTGAGCTGAATGAGAGCGACCCGGAGCGCCTGGCAGATCTGGTCTGCGCGTTGGAGCCCACGTTCGGCGCCATCAACTTGGAAGACATCAAGGCCCCCGACTGTTTCATTGTTGAAAAGCTCTGCCGCGAGCGGATGGGCATCCCGGTTTTCCATGACGATCAGCACGGCACGGCCATCGTCGTTGGCGCCGCAGCACGCAACGCGCTGCATGTGGCCGGCAAGGCGTTTGAGGACATCAAGGTGGTTTCGACTGGCGGCGGCGCGGCAGGTATTGCCTGCCTCAACATGCTGGTAAAGCTGGGAGTGAAACGCGAGAATATCTGGCTTTGCGACCTGCACGGGCTGGTCTACGAAGGGCGGACCGAGGACATGAACCCGGTGAAATCCGCCTTTGCGCAAGACAGCGATCTGCGCACTCTGGATGACGTGATCGAGGGCGCAGATCTGTTCCTGGGCCTCTCCGGCCCGAATGTTCTGAAACCCGACCATGTGGCCAGGATGGGCAAGCGCCCGATCATCTTTGCGCTTGCGAATCCGAACCCTGAAATCATGCCCGATGAGGCGCGCAAAATCGCCCCGGACGCGATCATTGCAACCGGCCGAAGCGATTTTCCGAACCAGGTGAATAACGTCCTCTGTTTTCCGTTCATCTTTCGCGGGGCGCTGGATGTGGGTGCAACCGAGATCAACGACGAGATGCAGATCGCCTGCGTCGAAGGCATTGCGGAGCTGGCCCGCAGAACCACCTCTGCCGAAGCGGCAGCCGCCTATCAGGGTGAGCAACTGACCTTTGGTGCCGACTACCTAATCCCCAAGCCGTTTGACCCGCGGCTTGTGGGGGTTGTCTCTTCTGCCGTGGCCCGCGCCGCCATGGAGAGTGGGGTCGCCACCCGTCCGATTGCTGATCTTGCGGCCTATCGCGCCAAGCTGAATCAGACCGTATTCAAATCGGCGCTGCTTATGAAACCGGTGTTCGAAGCAGCCCGCGCCGCCGCCCGCCGCATTGTCTTTGCCGAGGGGGAGGATGAGCGTGTCCTGCGCGCCGCCCAGGAGGTTTTGGAAGAAACCACCGAGACGCCGATCCTGATCGGACGCCCCGATGTGATCGAGGCCCGCTGCGAAAAGCTTGGCCTGCGCATCCGCCCCGGCAGCGACCTTCAGATTGTCAACCCAGAGAACGATCCGCGCTACTATGACTATTGGAACAGCTATCACCGCATCATGCAGCGCCGCGGTGTGACCCCGGATCTGGCCAAGGCGATCATGCGGACAAACACCACGGCCATCGGCGCCATCATGGTGCAGCGCGGCGAGGCGGACAGCCTGCTCTGCGGCACTTTTGGCGAATACCGCTGGCATCTGAACTACGTCAACCAGGTCTTGGGTGGCGGCACCTATGCCCCCCATGGCGCCCTGTCGATGATGATCCTCGAAGACGGCCCCCTATTCATAGCCGATACCCAAGTGCGGATCGAACCCACGCCCGAGCAGATTGCCCAGACGGTACTCGGCGCCGCACGGCACGTACGGCGCTTTGGCCTTGAACCGAAAATCGCACTCTGCTCGCAATCGCAGTTCGGCAATATCGACTGTGACACTGGCACCCGGCTGCGAGCTGCCATCGACATTTTGGACGGCAAGCGCCGGGACTTTGTCTACGAGGGCGAGATGAACATCGACACCGCTCTGGATACAGACCTGAGGGCACGTATTTTCCCGAATTCGCGTCTGGACGGGTCTGCAAATGTACTGGTCTTTGCTCATGCGGATGCCGCCAGCGGCGTGCGCAATATTCTCAAGATGCGGTCCGGGGGGCTGGAGGTCGGCCCCATCCTGATGGGCATGGGCAACCGCGCTCATATTGTCAGCCCGTCGATCACTGCACGGGGACTCTTGAACATGGCCGCGATTGCCGGCACACCCGTCGCCCACTACGGCTAA
- a CDS encoding DNA polymerase III subunit chi, translating into MGAAFFYHLTRRPLQETLPVLLEKARGAGWRIAVRGRDPERMAWLDERLWLGGDESFLPHGLAGGPHDALQPILLTTAAEAANMPVCVMAVDGAEVTPDEVQALERVCILFDGTDPEAVQHARGQWKKLTDAGCSAQYWSEESGRWEKKAEK; encoded by the coding sequence ATGGGGGCTGCCTTTTTTTACCACCTGACGCGCAGGCCGCTGCAGGAAACGCTACCGGTTCTGCTGGAAAAGGCCCGCGGCGCAGGATGGCGCATCGCGGTGCGCGGACGCGATCCTGAACGCATGGCCTGGCTGGATGAGCGGCTGTGGCTGGGCGGCGATGAGAGCTTTCTGCCGCATGGTCTGGCAGGTGGTCCCCATGATGCGCTGCAGCCGATCCTGCTGACAACAGCAGCCGAGGCTGCAAACATGCCGGTCTGCGTAATGGCCGTAGATGGGGCAGAGGTGACACCGGATGAGGTGCAGGCGCTTGAGCGTGTCTGCATCCTATTTGATGGAACCGATCCCGAAGCCGTGCAGCATGCGCGGGGGCAATGGAAAAAGCTCACCGATGCGGGCTGTTCGGCGCAATACTGGTCCGAGGAAAGCGGGCGCTGGGAAAAGAAGGCGGAGAAGTAG
- a CDS encoding leucyl aminopeptidase, protein MSRLIPIRFDAYESQQLADVTGHVVVLVTPDGGLDQAARSANRLTKGAIARLLDAEAFTSAKSGQVFTLAWPAGLAAEALHVLVLPKRVDQTEARKAGAELAKRAEGKALTVMAGNMNRTADLAMGIALRAYGFDVHKTSSEKSDQGNVVIAHKKPEETAADFAPLLAVAEGVHMTRDLINEPANVLSTSEFAARIEGLRDVGLEVEILEEADLEKLGMHCLLSVGQGSVSPSKVAVMQWKGGAKDAAPLALVGKGVVFDTGGISLKPAAGMEDMTMDMGGAGVVTGTMKALALRKAKANVVGLVGLVENMPSGNATRPGDVVKTMKGDTVEVINTDAEGRLVLCDVLWYAQERFKPAGIIDLATLTGAIIIGLGHENAGVFSNDDKFCDSFLKAAGSEDEGAWRMPLGKAYDDMLKSRIADMKNVGGRPAGSITAAQFLQRFIQDGMPWIHLDIAGVASVKSDTSYAPKGATGWGVMALNRLVQDRFEAE, encoded by the coding sequence ATGAGCCGTCTGATTCCAATCCGTTTCGATGCCTATGAGAGCCAGCAACTGGCCGATGTAACCGGGCATGTGGTGGTTCTGGTGACACCCGACGGTGGTCTGGACCAGGCGGCACGTAGCGCCAATCGTCTGACGAAAGGCGCCATTGCCCGGCTGCTGGACGCTGAGGCGTTCACATCGGCCAAATCGGGGCAGGTCTTTACCTTGGCCTGGCCAGCAGGGCTGGCGGCAGAAGCGCTGCATGTGCTGGTGCTGCCGAAACGCGTGGATCAGACTGAGGCGCGCAAGGCCGGGGCGGAACTGGCCAAGCGGGCGGAAGGCAAAGCCCTGACCGTTATGGCGGGCAATATGAACCGGACCGCCGATCTTGCCATGGGGATTGCGCTCAGAGCCTATGGTTTTGACGTCCACAAGACCAGCTCCGAGAAAAGCGATCAGGGCAATGTGGTGATAGCCCACAAAAAGCCCGAAGAAACCGCAGCCGATTTCGCGCCGCTTCTGGCAGTCGCCGAAGGCGTGCATATGACGCGCGATCTGATCAATGAGCCTGCCAATGTGCTGAGCACCAGCGAATTCGCGGCCCGTATCGAGGGGCTACGCGATGTCGGTCTTGAGGTGGAAATCCTCGAAGAGGCGGACCTCGAAAAACTGGGCATGCACTGCCTTCTGTCCGTCGGGCAGGGCTCGGTCAGCCCCTCCAAGGTTGCCGTCATGCAGTGGAAGGGCGGTGCCAAGGATGCCGCTCCGCTTGCGCTGGTGGGCAAGGGCGTGGTCTTCGATACCGGAGGCATTTCGCTGAAACCGGCGGCCGGCATGGAGGACATGACCATGGATATGGGCGGCGCGGGCGTCGTAACCGGCACCATGAAGGCGCTGGCCCTGCGCAAGGCAAAGGCCAATGTCGTTGGGCTGGTTGGCCTTGTGGAGAACATGCCCTCGGGCAATGCCACGCGTCCAGGTGACGTGGTCAAGACCATGAAGGGAGACACGGTCGAGGTCATCAATACCGATGCCGAAGGCCGTCTGGTGCTGTGTGATGTGCTTTGGTACGCGCAGGAGCGTTTCAAACCGGCCGGGATCATCGATCTTGCCACCCTGACGGGGGCGATCATCATTGGCCTTGGGCACGAAAACGCCGGTGTGTTCTCCAACGATGACAAGTTCTGCGACAGCTTTTTGAAAGCTGCCGGTTCCGAGGACGAGGGCGCCTGGCGTATGCCCCTGGGCAAAGCCTATGACGACATGCTGAAATCGCGCATTGCGGATATGAAAAACGTGGGCGGACGCCCGGCTGGATCGATCACTGCTGCGCAGTTCCTGCAGCGCTTCATCCAGGACGGCATGCCGTGGATCCATCTGGACATTGCCGGCGTAGCCTCGGTCAAAAGTGACACCTCATACGCTCCGAAAGGCGCGACCGGCTGGGGTGTGATGGCGTTGAACCGTCTCGTGCAGGATCGGTTCGAGGCGGAATGA
- a CDS encoding putative bifunctional diguanylate cyclase/phosphodiesterase, which translates to MSENSPKQNQGGAKDPSAFSHHCDGLKRAVEIRLLTHAYEGYTSNIIVNLACGLGLYFKFWLNDADTGVVDALILFLIFQSTIRAVIGQRDARHLSSESDPDSKVALGAARRYFAGVVVGSLTWGGLLHMALHSGNNELMYFAIIVVSAMASGAAGLLAPMIKSGRFYISALLAVTTVELMLMPVPQSVLAILVIVFGGVMLGAHTRNHKLLRNSIELELKNSALINDLRVQQEALTEFNVTLEDRVKRRTSDLKRLAEHDSLTQLFNRRGIIQWVEEQQRRIPNGYAFAVIFIDLDRFKQINDGMGHATGDCVLAEIGERLTAAAPEYSAFCRWGGDEFVGLLAVPEERCADIGLEYTEQLRAIVEKPISFSNRTVSVGFSAGLSVSKPHPVTVSEAIRSADLAAGEIKRTGRGGTLLYTPDLVAEQERNLIIAQRLKHALRAKEMHLAFQPLVHSHDFSIHSYEVLLRWDNPILGRVSPEEFIPVAEDIGEIVHIGEFVVDTALASYVEELGRASPIRLALNISLRQLVVPGFAQFILGYLEKYRLPTSMLILEVTETIFDARNQDTIIGVLNDLHSLGIEIHIDDFGTGYSSLSRLHEMPISALKIDKSFVQQIDDQRCAIIEGSVMIAQRFGVHTVAEGVETIEQARLLHAIGVTYLQGYLFGKPVEHFAEVVVNSDFLIWPDATRGIAS; encoded by the coding sequence GTGTCGGAGAACAGTCCGAAACAGAACCAAGGCGGTGCAAAAGATCCCAGCGCCTTCAGTCACCATTGCGATGGGCTGAAACGCGCCGTGGAAATCCGCCTTTTGACCCATGCCTATGAGGGATACACCTCCAATATCATCGTGAATTTGGCCTGCGGGCTGGGTCTTTACTTTAAGTTCTGGCTGAACGACGCAGACACCGGTGTTGTCGATGCGCTGATCCTCTTCTTGATCTTTCAATCGACAATCCGGGCCGTTATCGGACAACGCGATGCGCGGCACCTCTCCAGCGAATCTGATCCTGATTCGAAAGTGGCGCTTGGCGCAGCCCGCCGATACTTCGCTGGGGTTGTCGTTGGCAGCCTGACCTGGGGCGGTCTTCTGCACATGGCGCTGCACAGCGGCAACAACGAGTTGATGTATTTCGCGATCATTGTCGTCTCGGCCATGGCTTCTGGGGCCGCGGGTTTGCTTGCCCCAATGATCAAGAGTGGACGGTTTTATATCAGCGCGCTTTTGGCCGTGACCACCGTGGAGCTTATGCTCATGCCCGTACCGCAATCAGTGCTCGCGATACTGGTCATCGTGTTTGGCGGCGTCATGCTGGGGGCCCATACGCGCAATCACAAGCTGCTGCGCAACTCAATTGAATTGGAGCTGAAGAACAGCGCTCTGATTAATGATCTTCGGGTACAGCAGGAAGCTCTGACCGAGTTCAACGTGACTCTGGAGGATCGGGTCAAAAGGCGCACCAGCGATCTGAAACGGCTGGCCGAACATGACAGCCTCACTCAGCTCTTCAATCGCCGCGGCATCATCCAGTGGGTCGAGGAACAGCAACGTCGAATTCCCAACGGATATGCTTTTGCCGTGATCTTTATCGATCTCGACAGGTTCAAGCAGATCAACGATGGGATGGGGCATGCAACAGGCGATTGTGTTTTGGCCGAGATTGGTGAACGCCTGACCGCTGCCGCACCGGAGTATTCGGCCTTCTGCCGCTGGGGCGGAGATGAATTTGTCGGCCTGCTGGCCGTGCCAGAAGAGCGCTGCGCCGATATCGGCCTAGAATACACAGAACAACTGCGGGCCATTGTCGAAAAGCCGATCAGCTTTTCCAACCGCACGGTGTCTGTGGGCTTCAGCGCCGGGCTATCCGTTTCGAAACCTCACCCGGTGACGGTCAGCGAGGCCATCCGCTCTGCCGATCTGGCCGCCGGAGAAATCAAGCGCACGGGGCGTGGCGGCACGCTTCTTTACACGCCTGATCTCGTGGCAGAGCAGGAGCGGAACCTGATCATTGCCCAGCGCCTGAAACACGCCCTGCGCGCGAAGGAAATGCATCTGGCGTTCCAGCCGCTGGTGCATTCTCATGACTTTTCGATCCACTCCTATGAGGTTCTGTTGCGCTGGGACAATCCGATCCTTGGACGTGTCAGCCCGGAGGAATTCATTCCCGTCGCCGAAGACATCGGCGAAATCGTCCACATTGGCGAATTCGTCGTTGATACCGCGCTCGCCTCCTACGTCGAGGAACTGGGGCGCGCTTCGCCCATAAGGCTGGCACTCAACATCTCGCTCCGGCAGCTGGTGGTTCCGGGGTTTGCACAGTTCATCCTTGGCTACCTGGAAAAGTACCGCCTGCCCACCAGCATGCTGATCCTGGAAGTCACCGAAACCATTTTCGATGCGCGCAATCAGGATACCATCATCGGAGTGTTGAACGATCTGCATTCGCTCGGCATCGAAATCCATATTGACGATTTTGGGACGGGCTATTCATCCCTGTCGCGCCTGCATGAGATGCCGATCTCAGCACTCAAGATCGACAAATCCTTTGTCCAGCAGATCGACGACCAGCGCTGCGCCATCATCGAGGGCAGTGTGATGATCGCCCAACGCTTTGGTGTGCATACCGTTGCTGAAGGGGTCGAAACCATCGAGCAAGCCCGACTGCTACACGCCATCGGCGTCACGTATCTGCAAGGATATCTATTCGGCAAGCCGGTGGAGCACTTTGCGGAAGTGGTCGTCAATTCAGACTTCCTGATCTGGCCCGATGCCACCAGAGGCATAGCCTCCTGA